One part of the Quercus lobata isolate SW786 chromosome 7, ValleyOak3.0 Primary Assembly, whole genome shotgun sequence genome encodes these proteins:
- the LOC115951395 gene encoding L-2-hydroxyglutarate dehydrogenase, mitochondrial isoform X2 → MMKYAFECLLRKRNSKGILPSSSSSRRCIVQKKNLCSSSQTARTVPRERVECVVIGAGVVGLAVAREVALRGRQVLVLDSAPTFGTATSSRNSEVIHAGIYYPPNSLKAILCVRGREMLYKYCSEHNIPHKQIGKLIVATGASEIPKLDDLMNRGIQNGVDGLRKIEASEAKRMEPELQCVKALLSPASGIVDTHSLMLSLVGEAESHRTTFSYNTTVIGAHLEGNRIYLHVSETKHLENWNVRNLLLPELVLIPELVVNSTGLSATALANRFEGLNSGVVPSGYYARGCYFTLSNTRIRPFNHLIYPIPEDGGLGVHVTLDLDGQVRFGPDVEWIEGIDDISSFLNRNGRKREECFSYTFNLKAVTALIQQHASHCTGEKIPGLTILYALIVPSDSTQR, encoded by the exons ATGATGAAGTACGCGTTTGAATGTCtgctgagaaagagaaactcAAAGGGCATTctcccatcatcatcatcatcaagaaGATGCATCGTACAGAAGAAGAATCTGTGCAGCAGCAGCCAAACCGCAAGGACAGTCCCAAGAGAGAGGGTGGAGTGTGTGGTGATAGGGGCAGGTGTAGTGGGATTAGCAGTGGCCAGAGAGGTCGCTCTGAGAGGCAGACAAGTACTCGTACTCGATTCCGCTCCCACTTTTGGAACCGCCACTAGCTCCCGCAACAGCGAAGTCATACACGCCGGTATCTACTACCCTCCCAATTCTCTCAAG GCAATTCTTTGTGTGAGAGGAAGAGAAATGCTGTACAAGTACTGCTCTGAACACAACATTCCTCATAAACAAATTGGCAAACTCATAGTTGCTACTGGAGCTTCAGAGATTCCAAAGTTGGATGATTTAATGAATCGTGGAATTCAAAATGGGGTTGATGGCTTAAGGAAGATAGAGGCTTCTGAAGCCAAGAGAATGGAACCTGAACTGCAATGTGTGAAAGCTTTACTGTCACCTGCTTCTGGGATTGTTGATACTCATTCCCTAATGCTATCTCTAGTG GGGGAAGCTGAAAGTCATAGAACAACGTTCTCCTACAATACTACTGTCATTGGTGCCCATCTTGAAGGAAATAGAATCTACCTCCATGTTTCTGAAACAAAACACCTTGAGAACTGGAATGTGAGGAATCTATTGCTCCCGGAGCTAGTACTTATTCCTGAGCTTGTGGTGAATTCTACAGGCTTGAGTGCCACTGCCCTTGCAAATAGATTTGAAGGTCTAAATAGTGGAGTTGTTCCTTCTGGATATTATGCACGTGGTTGCTATTTCACATTATCTAATACTAGAATCCGCCCTTTCAATCATTTGATATACCCAATACCAGAAGATGGTGGTCTTGGAGTGCATGTTACTCTTGATTTGGATGGCCAAGTCAGGTTTGGCCCAGATGTTGAGTGGATTGAAGGAATAGACGATATTTCAAGCTTCCTGAACAG AAatggaagaaagagagaagagtgcTTCAGTTATACTTTCAACTTAAAAGCAGTCACTGCCCTCATTCAACAACATGCTTCACATTGTACAGGAGAGAAAATTCCCG GTTTGACTATTCTGTATGCGTTAATCGTTCCAAGCGATTCTACCCAGAGATAA
- the LOC115951395 gene encoding L-2-hydroxyglutarate dehydrogenase, mitochondrial isoform X1 yields MMKYAFECLLRKRNSKGILPSSSSSRRCIVQKKNLCSSSQTARTVPRERVECVVIGAGVVGLAVAREVALRGRQVLVLDSAPTFGTATSSRNSEVIHAGIYYPPNSLKAILCVRGREMLYKYCSEHNIPHKQIGKLIVATGASEIPKLDDLMNRGIQNGVDGLRKIEASEAKRMEPELQCVKALLSPASGIVDTHSLMLSLVGEAESHRTTFSYNTTVIGAHLEGNRIYLHVSETKHLENWNVRNLLLPELVLIPELVVNSTGLSATALANRFEGLNSGVVPSGYYARGCYFTLSNTRIRPFNHLIYPIPEDGGLGVHVTLDLDGQVRFGPDVEWIEGIDDISSFLNRFDYSVCVNRSKRFYPEIRKYYPNLKDGSLEPGYAGIRPKLSGPRQSPVDFLIQGEDAHGVPSLVNLFGIESPGLTSSLAIAEHVAARYLK; encoded by the exons ATGATGAAGTACGCGTTTGAATGTCtgctgagaaagagaaactcAAAGGGCATTctcccatcatcatcatcatcaagaaGATGCATCGTACAGAAGAAGAATCTGTGCAGCAGCAGCCAAACCGCAAGGACAGTCCCAAGAGAGAGGGTGGAGTGTGTGGTGATAGGGGCAGGTGTAGTGGGATTAGCAGTGGCCAGAGAGGTCGCTCTGAGAGGCAGACAAGTACTCGTACTCGATTCCGCTCCCACTTTTGGAACCGCCACTAGCTCCCGCAACAGCGAAGTCATACACGCCGGTATCTACTACCCTCCCAATTCTCTCAAG GCAATTCTTTGTGTGAGAGGAAGAGAAATGCTGTACAAGTACTGCTCTGAACACAACATTCCTCATAAACAAATTGGCAAACTCATAGTTGCTACTGGAGCTTCAGAGATTCCAAAGTTGGATGATTTAATGAATCGTGGAATTCAAAATGGGGTTGATGGCTTAAGGAAGATAGAGGCTTCTGAAGCCAAGAGAATGGAACCTGAACTGCAATGTGTGAAAGCTTTACTGTCACCTGCTTCTGGGATTGTTGATACTCATTCCCTAATGCTATCTCTAGTG GGGGAAGCTGAAAGTCATAGAACAACGTTCTCCTACAATACTACTGTCATTGGTGCCCATCTTGAAGGAAATAGAATCTACCTCCATGTTTCTGAAACAAAACACCTTGAGAACTGGAATGTGAGGAATCTATTGCTCCCGGAGCTAGTACTTATTCCTGAGCTTGTGGTGAATTCTACAGGCTTGAGTGCCACTGCCCTTGCAAATAGATTTGAAGGTCTAAATAGTGGAGTTGTTCCTTCTGGATATTATGCACGTGGTTGCTATTTCACATTATCTAATACTAGAATCCGCCCTTTCAATCATTTGATATACCCAATACCAGAAGATGGTGGTCTTGGAGTGCATGTTACTCTTGATTTGGATGGCCAAGTCAGGTTTGGCCCAGATGTTGAGTGGATTGAAGGAATAGACGATATTTCAAGCTTCCTGAACAG GTTTGACTATTCTGTATGCGTTAATCGTTCCAAGCGATTCTACCCAGAGATAAGAAAGTACTACCCAAATCTGAAAGATGGATCTCTAGAACCAGGATATGCAGGGATTCGTCCTAAACTTTCAGGACCCCGGCAGTCTCCTGTTGATTTTCTAATACAG GGTGAAGATGCTCATGGGGTACCCAGTCTTGTTAACCTTTTCGGAATTGAGTCACCTGGTTTAACCTCAAGCTTGGCAATTGCAGAACATGTAGCTGCTAGGTACTTGAAATAA
- the LOC115951395 gene encoding L-2-hydroxyglutarate dehydrogenase, mitochondrial isoform X3, whose protein sequence is MMKYAFECLLRKRNSKGILPSSSSSRRCIVQKKNLCSSSQTARTVPRERVECVVIGAGVVGLAVAREVALRGRQVLVLDSAPTFGTATSSRNSEVIHAGIYYPPNSLKAILCVRGREMLYKYCSEHNIPHKQIGKLIVATGASEIPKLDDLMNRGIQNGVDGLRKIEASEAKRMEPELQCVKALLSPASGIVDTHSLMLSLVGEAESHRTTFSYNTTVIGAHLEGNRIYLHVSETKHLENWNVRNLLLPELVLIPELVVNSTGLSATALANRFEGLNSGVVPSGYYARGCYFTLSNTRIRPFNHLIYPIPEDGGLGVHVTLDLDGQVRFGPDVEWIEGIDDISSFLNRAHSFSLRLPQWISLLYPTTCCGIKW, encoded by the exons ATGATGAAGTACGCGTTTGAATGTCtgctgagaaagagaaactcAAAGGGCATTctcccatcatcatcatcatcaagaaGATGCATCGTACAGAAGAAGAATCTGTGCAGCAGCAGCCAAACCGCAAGGACAGTCCCAAGAGAGAGGGTGGAGTGTGTGGTGATAGGGGCAGGTGTAGTGGGATTAGCAGTGGCCAGAGAGGTCGCTCTGAGAGGCAGACAAGTACTCGTACTCGATTCCGCTCCCACTTTTGGAACCGCCACTAGCTCCCGCAACAGCGAAGTCATACACGCCGGTATCTACTACCCTCCCAATTCTCTCAAG GCAATTCTTTGTGTGAGAGGAAGAGAAATGCTGTACAAGTACTGCTCTGAACACAACATTCCTCATAAACAAATTGGCAAACTCATAGTTGCTACTGGAGCTTCAGAGATTCCAAAGTTGGATGATTTAATGAATCGTGGAATTCAAAATGGGGTTGATGGCTTAAGGAAGATAGAGGCTTCTGAAGCCAAGAGAATGGAACCTGAACTGCAATGTGTGAAAGCTTTACTGTCACCTGCTTCTGGGATTGTTGATACTCATTCCCTAATGCTATCTCTAGTG GGGGAAGCTGAAAGTCATAGAACAACGTTCTCCTACAATACTACTGTCATTGGTGCCCATCTTGAAGGAAATAGAATCTACCTCCATGTTTCTGAAACAAAACACCTTGAGAACTGGAATGTGAGGAATCTATTGCTCCCGGAGCTAGTACTTATTCCTGAGCTTGTGGTGAATTCTACAGGCTTGAGTGCCACTGCCCTTGCAAATAGATTTGAAGGTCTAAATAGTGGAGTTGTTCCTTCTGGATATTATGCACGTGGTTGCTATTTCACATTATCTAATACTAGAATCCGCCCTTTCAATCATTTGATATACCCAATACCAGAAGATGGTGGTCTTGGAGTGCATGTTACTCTTGATTTGGATGGCCAAGTCAGGTTTGGCCCAGATGTTGAGTGGATTGAAGGAATAGACGATATTTCAAGCTTCCTGAACAG GGCCCATAGCTTTAGCCTTAGACTTCCACAGTGGATAAGTCTTCTCTATCCAACTACGTGCTGTGGCATCAAATGGTGA